The window TCTGGTTTGACAAATGGTCCATTCATCGGCTGGCAGATCGCGCAAGAAATTTTAGGGAAGGAAACCAGTTTCGACCGTACTGCCTATTCACCTAATAACTATATCCAAAAACTATAATATAGCTAAAAGGCCACTCGCTATGAGTAGCCTTTTTATTTACTGTTTCCTTTTTAAAAATGATGAAGCCAATAACCAGTAACTCATTAAGCCCGTCACTAAGAGAGCAAAAACAGCCAAATAAGGCAAGGGAACATGGCTACTCTCCATTTCATCTTTTGAGTCTATCATTACTTTTACTAGTTTTTCCTGTGTAGATGTATCTTGTTGTTGGGACAGTGTACTTCCAATTTTAGCAAGGCTAGCATCTTGTTGTCCATCTACTGTTTCATTTTTGAAAATCATCTCATCATGGCTTACGAAATACCAGCCATAATTTATAAGTTCGAATCTAGTAGATTCTTGAGAGGCTGCTTCCAAATGATTTAAATGTTTTAACTGAAGAGAAGGAAATTCATTATCATTAACACTAGTTATCACATGAACCGTCTCCGCCATCCTATTCCTTGATTCACTTACATTTTCTATTTTTGTATCTTTCTCTTTGATAGTACTGCTAAAAATTGAAATGTATCCTACTTGAAAATCATGTCGAACTGAATCACCATGAATGGATAGATGACCTAAAGGCAAATCATGTCGAACTGAATCACCATGAATGGATAGATGACCTAAAGGCAAATCATGTCGAACTGAATCACCATGAATAGATAGATGACCTAAGGGCAAATCATATTTAACTGAATCACCATGAATAGATAGATGACCTGAGTGCAATTCGTATCGAACTGAATTACCATGTATAGATAGATGACCTGAGGGCAATTCGTGTCGAACTGAATCACCATGTATAGATAGATGACCTAAAGGCAAGTCATATTTAACTGAGTCACCATGAATAGATAGATGAGCTAAAGGCAAATCATGTCGAACTGAATCACCATGAATGGATAGATGACCTAAAGGCAAATCATGTCGAACTGAGTCACCATGAATAGATAGATGACCTAAAGGCAAATCATATCTAACTGAATCACCATGAATGGATAGATGAGCTAAAGGCAAGTCATATTTAACTGAGTCACCATGAATAGATAGATGACCTAAGGGCAAGTCATATTTAACTGAATCACCATGAATAGATAGATGACCTGAGGGCAATTCGTGTCGAACTGAGTTTCCATGAACAATAAGATTCCCAAACGGTCTATCGTAAGCTAGAGCTTGCCCAACAGATTTCATGGGAATCCGTAAACTTTGCAGAGCGGATTGCAAGATTTCTGATAGTTCCTGCTTTTCCCTAACTTGATTGATTTGCTCCAGACCCTCAAGATATGTTTCTTTGATTAGGGCAATATAAGACCTTTCTTCCTTCTCCGAAAAACCCTCTTGATCACGAATAGCTTGGTGTAAGACTAATTTAGCTTCAGAAAGCTTCTGTCTAGCAGTCTGTTTTTCATCTTCCAATCCATTGAAATAAGTTTCCCAGTGCTTCCTACCAAGATTGATGGTATGAACGTAGTCCAAGTGTGAACCAAAAGAATTTCTGACAACATTATTATTCAGACGAGGATTTCCAGAAGTATCACGGGTAATACCCATTCGTTTCAAACCAATGGGACCATGCTGATCATCAGAATCCGTAATGTAGACCGCACGAATTTGCCCCTTATCATCATACTCTGCTCCCCATACCGTTACAATATGAGTAGTCGTCCCAAAGGTTCTATAGGACAGGCCAAGCAAGCTTTGATTTTCTAAGTTGGTTCGAACCAAATTCCCAAAATAGCGGTAATCTCCACTATACATTCGGTCAGTCAGCTTTTTCTCGTGAAAGACCTCATGGAAAAAACCACCCCGTTTATCTGGCACTAAATCTGGATTTTCTAAATTGACCCCTCCATGATTTTTAGGGG is drawn from Streptococcus sp. 29892 and contains these coding sequences:
- a CDS encoding IdeS/Mac family cysteine endopeptidase (This family includes IgM or IgG-cleaving cysteine proteases.); its protein translation is MGIHIRFSLRKLAVGLVPVAFLFLTNQFTLSAKAEMISALEGEAIQVEGALVPQSLEIIEEAEEQENAGALTGLNILVESDNLAQASENEVAPSEQENELLEPNVDQLLDPTSIEIHADLETMVIPEHEDSSLPSNLPVAVQKDVVEQPISFYTSEDGQYREIIWAQGITPPSMGQGGDFKKEVTGEFIEYTMPYIAGKGYYDANKSLDASLEDLNLCFAAVSSNMLHWWLEQNGPYVQRFIEEKYSSAENQQDYPLTDVRRYPNSFEDQQNSRIFNLFKTYYGHRLNGFVSDALVDLFINGYSPKNHGGVNLENPDLVPDKRGGFFHEVFHEKKLTDRMYSGDYRYFGNLVRTNLENQSLLGLSYRTFGTTTHIVTVWGAEYDDKGQIRAVYITDSDDQHGPIGLKRMGITRDTSGNPRLNNNVVRNSFGSHLDYVHTINLGRKHWETYFNGLEDEKQTARQKLSEAKLVLHQAIRDQEGFSEKEERSYIALIKETYLEGLEQINQVREKQELSEILQSALQSLRIPMKSVGQALAYDRPFGNLIVHGNSVRHELPSGHLSIHGDSVKYDLPLGHLSIHGDSVKYDLPLAHLSIHGDSVRYDLPLGHLSIHGDSVRHDLPLGHLSIHGDSVRHDLPLAHLSIHGDSVKYDLPLGHLSIHGDSVRHELPSGHLSIHGNSVRYELHSGHLSIHGDSVKYDLPLGHLSIHGDSVRHDLPLGHLSIHGDSVRHDLPLGHLSIHGDSVRHDFQVGYISIFSSTIKEKDTKIENVSESRNRMAETVHVITSVNDNEFPSLQLKHLNHLEAASQESTRFELINYGWYFVSHDEMIFKNETVDGQQDASLAKIGSTLSQQQDTSTQEKLVKVMIDSKDEMESSHVPLPYLAVFALLVTGLMSYWLLASSFLKRKQ